In Brachyhypopomus gauderio isolate BG-103 chromosome 18, BGAUD_0.2, whole genome shotgun sequence, the sequence GGTGAAACAACTTTGCGACTTGTATGGCTGCAAAAAGAGTCACACTACCCCATACCACCCAGAGGGTAATGGCCTCACAGAAAGATTCAACCGCACCCTGCTGGGAATGTTGCGTAGTCTGGTGGAGGAAAAGAAGAGCAGGTGGGCAGATTACTTACCAGAAATGATCCATGCTTATAACAACACGGTGCATACCTCTACAGGTTACACCCCCTCGTATCTCATGTTTGGAAGACATGCACGTGCACCAGTAGACGTTCTTCTGGGGGGTCCGTTGGAAGAATCAAGCACAGTTGGAGAGTGGGTCCAGAAACACCATGAGCGCCTGTACTTTGCTTATAAAAGAGCAGGTGAGTTGAATGCAGGGGCAGCACAGAAGCAAAAGAGGCAACATGATGCCCAAGGGGGGCTGGGTCCATTAATGATGGGAGAAAGGGTGCTGTTGCGTAATGTGGGTCCCAAAGGGCAGAGTAAACTTGCAAACTATTGGCATAATGTACCCTATGTAGTGGTAAAACAACCTAATCCTGATGTTCCTGTGTATGTGGTCAAGCCTGAACGGGGGGAAGGGAAGGAGAAAGTTTTGCATAGGCGGTTGCTTCGTCCTTGTCCTTTGTCACTACAAGCCCTAGCGCAGGAAGAACGTGGCAAACCTGAGCCAAGGAGACAGTCATTCATGTGGATGCCCCCACCAACCCGATGGTTGCCCCCTTGGCAACGTGCAGGTCCGTCCACTGCATCACCAGTGGAAGAGTCTGTGGCTGTGGGGTCTGAGGAGCTGCGGAGGTCTCAGCGCAGTTCGAGGGGGATCCCACCCCAGCGTTATGGGCAAGGGGACAACTGACCGGCAGCACGAGGATGTGCTGTGAAAAGGTGGTGGGGGATGTAACTGAATGGACGGGTTGGGAGTCAGGGTGCAATAATGGGGCCAGGACAAAGGGGGAGCTGTGGGATTTGCTGCGGTGAAATGCTGGGTTcatggggagaggaagaggaccctTTAAAAGCTGGGCCTGTGGAGGGCCCCGGAGAGTTTTTTTTGGTCTCCTTCGTGTCAGCAGTGGGTAAGGTGGATGGTGTGCAGTTGgttgttttgttaattttagcaatttatgtatgtttgtgatTGGTGCGGCCTTTGAGTGCCAGCATCAGGCCAGAACAGGCTTAAGCTCTGGTCTCTTTTATtagtttagtttgtgtgtgtttatttgtttacttgtGTTAGTTCTGTTTGATTGTCCACGCCAGGGCGGCCGACCTGTGCTGGAACTCTGCACACCTTCGGCCTTCCCCAAGTGGCTCAGCCCGAGGTCCCGTAGTTGTAGTCCTTGCTTCTCGGCGGTTTGTGGTGGCCTTCCTTTTTAAAATTAGCTCTAGCTTAAGATCAATAAAGTAATGGTGTatttttaattactttaatgttaatgttaacttGACCAGTATTGGGGACTGCAGGCTGTAGCCATTGTGTGTACGCCTACCACTGGGCCTTGGTGGGACATTTGATGTGTGGGTAGCTACTAATATGGAGTGCCATGTATGAATTTCGTGTGCGGTGTTTGTAGTGGTGCCATTTGTGAGCCTGGAATAATATTGCACTTGGAACTTTATCTCGATTGATCTGgtgtgtttttttggatttATTTAAGGTCCCAGTGGTGGGTGGcaacctctgactcctccttccttctcctAAGAGCCTGGTTTTGAATAAATTGTAAACCTTTTGACACCTGACTCTTCATTGTCTCGCGTGGTCGACAGAACCTGGTTACAagtgcactgcacaactgaaagcgtccttttttcaaaaccgtgatatgcatctatagatggatggaaaaatatacattttgtgaagtttttcagtgaactggttaatgaggatcatggccATTACATGCACGCACTACTGAATAACCCCCCGTGACGTGTCCGTGCGGTACCAaacagcacaaccattacaCATTATAAGTAACTACAGAAAACACTcattaatttaacagtttatgtccaatatgaagaacacaacatatataagtatttaatacatctgtattctgtttagctaaccgctcgtcttctaacatcagtttttaccgTCACTTACTTAGACACCTAGATTAGATAAACTTAACAGTGCCTGTTCGTGCAAACAGAAACAGTCAGATTTTGTATAATAaccaaaggaaactagttaCCAGCATTAGCAAGATGAAAACTGGTTTATTATGAACTAACTTTCACATTCgtgattgttcacaaatgaacgGCAAGCGAGTTATTTAGccgtcttttctgtctccacagctggctccgggacacctgtagcagcgccggcgtggactacgtcgacaactgcgagagtttccgagagcgtccatcactctaccgccgagatggacttcaccccagtcgcctaggctcggcagtcctctccaggaacatcgaggacgtgctacgccgggcctgaccagccacaacaaaccacgcaaatcagctaagtagaacttacttccctaactaccaaaccattgagactgtgtctgttagccgtggcaggtataagaataacagggcgatatgttttaaaaatctaattaaaattaaattaaataatcaacatgaagtgagcagcaatattaagctaaggctaggacttttaaacattagatcgctggcatcaaaagctgtgatagtaaacgaaataatctcagataacagactaaatgcactctgtttaacagaaacatgggctagagtagacgGATATGTacgttttaatgaagcagctcctcctggatacagttatgttcatcagccccgtatcacagggcgtggaggtggagtagccacaatatatgacacagatataggttttactgtaaaaccaaccacctctattaactcattcaaggctttgataggtgaaataggcaataatcttataggcaataaaacaaagcttaaattagtgaccatctatcgaccgccgggtccctactcagaatttcttcaggaatttgctgagtttctttcggaactagtcttaaccatcgagagatttgtaattgtgggtgatttcaacattcattatgaaaatgaatcagacccactgaaaattgcattcgactccatactagattcagtaggtatagcccaaaatgtgacagggcctacccaccgctgtaaacacaccttagacttaatacttacttacggattaaacatagaacatttggcagtcatcccccaaaatgacgccatttcagatcattccttACTAATATATTAAATGACTTTATActatgtacatcagatgcgccatacaaaaaccacgcgcactatcacatctgacactgcagcaacatttataaacttactgccagagctaccgaacactatgccactgcagcccaatgaattggaacaggcaacacaacagttttattccacactcagcaataccttagacagtgtagctccaattaaaacaaaattaattagggagaaaaagcttgcaccatggtatgacgaacacactcgtcttctaaaacagacagctcgagcagcggagcgaaaatggaaatccacctcactagaagtgtttagaatcacatggaaagacgccatagtcaaatataaacatgccctaataaaagctagagccgcatactattcgacactaatagaaaacaacaagaataaccctagatttctcttcgcgacggtatctaaactaacaagaaatatcaacgacactagttctaacacagcacttacacacactttttcaataataaaatagataatatccgactacagagtcataatacatcgcagcctaacctccaatccaaccccagtagtttagttattagtaactatgcatccaaaaatattattgagctaaatatcttcgatcctatatcgcaaaaagagctcataACACTGATTAAtccgtctaagcctacatcatgtatatttgacccagttccaacccgtctatttaaagacctactcccagccattgcagggcccttacttaatatgattaactcctcccttaacctaggttacatgcccaaacaattaaaatgcgccgtaatctGTTTTTAGCCgtaaaacagaatctcgatccgcagattctagccaactatagacccatttctaatctcccatttatctctaaaattttagaaaaagcagtttccaatcagttaaaccactatctccaatcaaatagtatccattaaaagttccaatcaggatttagaccaaaccacagcactgaaacagctttactcagggtagtgaatgatctactaatatcggccgataatgggctcatctcgttccttatactgttagatcttagtgcagcttttgatactatagaccacaacattttgctggctAGACTAGAAAatacggtaggtattaaaggagtcacactctcctggtttagatcatatttaactgaccgcttccaatgtgtaagtgttaataataaaacctctaaatctgtgcaggttaaatatggtgtcccacaagggacagtcctaggaccatttctattcacactgtacatgttacccttaggcgagattatgcataagcatgacatcagtttccattcctacgcagacgacactcagctatatttatcggcaaaacccgatgatttaggcgcaaacagtaagattgagaaatgtgtagaagagataaaacattggatggcgtgtaactttctagcactaaatccagataaaacaattaataatagttgggtctagggctgtgagagacaagatacataatgtagcattgaatctacattcttttactataacccccagcgcagaggtaaagaacttgggcgtcacaatagacccagatctctcgttcgatacacatattaataatataactagggtagcgttctttcacttgcgcaacattgccaaaattagaaacatattaaatattagtgatgcagaaaaactaatccatgcattcatatcctctcgtttagattattgcaacagtctcctagctggatgttctggtaaattgataaacaaactccagttggttcagaacgcagcagcacgagttttaacaaaaactaaaaagtttgatcacattagtcctgtactatcgtcattacactggctgccaattaaattctgtattgactataaaatacttttattaacatataaaacgctgcatggcttagctccagactatcttagtgaacttactgaacaatataacccagcgcgttcacttcgctcgcaggacgcagggttattaactgttcctaggatcaaaaagatcacagcaggtggaagagccttttcttttaaagctccacaattgtggaataatcttcctgcctctattcgggactcagacacagtctcaatgtttaaaactcgattaaagactcatctgtttagtttggcctttgattaatttaCTACATCTcatatcttttctccgaggttcacctggagagtaacattacagtcggagcctacaataccagcattgCTGCTCcaacacggaatgaaagcctggcgttcatcaacagacatttacagtgaaaatatcataacccagaactttcatttttacctttacttagtctgattgtgtgatttgtgtgtgacttgtgtatttgtctgtattttgtgtaatttgtgtgttaacgggccgcccaatggaggatgggttcccttttgagtcttggttctcccgaggtttcttcctattccccaccatcatagggagtttttcctcgctactgtcgcctttggcttgctcattagggttctggacccatagtattgttaaccttttaaatcctgtaaagcgctttgtgacaacatgtgttgtgaaaagcgctatacaaataaactttgattgattgattgaagtgagtaaataagaatagcAATTTAGGATGGCAACAGTGATTTGAaatggctgatctgatacaacgcaccacttcctcgtttggtgtaaggatggtaccatatttccggttggtatgcggaagtgccgatgttatggccgagtctatgaaattcacaaggtgcctcttGGAGTTACCAaagtcaacgatgtgcgtcgtattgtcagagcatcaagtacaacgccacagagtaaacttgaaaagggtttcaagttctatgtttcatcctacctctgcaattttgaaggtaagtcgctgacgctagttagctagctagcctgaggtggcagtctaatgaagtgatgttgtttttagtaacaaACCAAcctgtatttctgatggaagtatcaggcaaaagtaaggctaactctaaaatctgtcaatctgtctttcaaatctttcatcttaacttctttattaacatatggcttcaacacttacacctattaacatattctgataacactctccAAGAAgtagttgaagtaaaacctgcaccgttctgttgttggtggtggaaacaacaaaataatataaatgtaagtaggcctgtttcactcctatgtgtaagcatttcatctggagtgaaaatgaagtttaaatctaaaatatatttagtttatagttgctcagtgaactagtagattgaaccatgcacaacactgtagaatagaaagacagtatagccaagtgttttaagagtgatgcaaaacagcacaaacgttacatgagacaatagacaagtgacattcaccactaacaacatgatgggacagatattgcgcctattgacattgctgaagtcttcttttctagatattaaattttgcctcttgtgtatttcagatgacattatgtgattcaatgccagttgtgctcattaacaacaactgctcttgtgttgctggttgcggaatctgcaaccacttggttgcattgcttttccagactgctcattattctgaatctggcatgtctgtcgtccctcctgtcctttcatgcacacagacagaacagaagtggcataaaccacgaacaatggtttgtcttttttcattatttaatgttagttaatgtatcacagtcactttactaacaccatcttttaaattaatagggggtgaagcctggacccgtggatgccatggttgtcctaaagccaaaaccaggtgctactacagccagtggagttaggtatgtagaaccaaatttaataggcagattacagtgtgtggtaaaaaaaaataaatgcttttgatcatctgataagaccctgttctcttcaaaatttaatttagcctcgttgtacttcagatgacatgtgatatgtgattcacaattagttgtgctggtgaacagattacaatgtgtaaaaataaatgttattcactcttcttttatttcagaagtacacttttcaagggctacagcggtgagctcccacacccggccaccctcaatcctggaccagtctacgctggaatgaaagcagattctcttccactcatctgcacaatgaacatctcgcctgacaagccacttgtggactccatctttgggaaggtacaagttggcagtgtactgtcctatcaacaaccaccacctccatctgacagtgttgtcatacatgaggatgcacccccattcccgagtctgccactagaatgttaccatctaagcccacctgaatattcatttgtgccaacacaccaagaacagctacacctaagctcactttctgtgaccttgtcacagtcacaccttattgaggaggcaacaagatcccaaagtgctacacctgagtggcatttacttaggagagaaaaagtgactgcctcacatttcagagaggtgagccacgttagaggtccaggtgctgcagaaagactggcagaaaggataatccgaaggacacgacaaacagcacatatgaagaggggacttgaaatggaaacaggggccttaaaggactatgcagttctgaaaaacttgaacttgaccaagtgtgggctagtgattcatccagatgcatcttggctgggtgcatcacctgatggacttgtatatgacccacttgagcgtccatcatttgggcttgttgaaattaagtgcccaaatgcacaaagctatgtagactgcaaattcctcaaagtggcacaaggcctacacaaattgaaggagagccattgttattattggcaaatccagggccagttattgattactagtatgcagtggtgtgatttagttatctgtgcccatgatgatatctttgtgcagtgagtttacagagatagcagtgtattagaagaggtgaaaaggaggtgtgacatgtttttctttaacacttacatgctaaaatacctctctatgcccaagcaatagaaaatcataatgaagacatgaactcatgaacaattaaaacaatttcaatttattctgtcaattgtattactattgtattcatttcattttttacaaatacagtaaaagttaatacaacattatgtatttcttgtgttgtcaattttacatataaaagtgaaagcattttatacaattaatcatattgcactgtaccttaacattgcagccaaaatttacagactagcatgacctaaagcgggggtcggcaacctttttgacttggagccacaaaagcaaaaataattggaaatttatttcagtgacgatgacatgtcactcaagcgaaccaaAACTAAATAccagacatttgtgaaattccacccgaacatttttttaagtctcaaaaataatatacgttaattaaatactcattaattctattcaaaaactgagccgcatcagagggatcaaagagctgcatgtggctccggagccgcgggttgccgacccctgaccttaaagggatcgttttaaggttggagaaataaataaataaatcaccgtAATTCACAttatctgtctaattctggattgagattagccattgtttgcccaagcttttaccaaggggccattttgataattcaccaaaagacaggcaacagtaaaaatttggtttatgctccctgtgattgaaagggggatcactgtgctgaatatttcatgttctttgactctgcgaatcacacggtcaacatggactctcagtcttgcaatggactgtgacgttctgatctctgacctagacagttgagctctctttgacagaaacgtgggtatgtggactttgcatggaacgcagtcttcaacaaggaaacacttgtccaccatgatggccatagatgggtcaaggagggccacaatgccagactgctttaagatctctttatcactgatagcaccttgataaagagaagacacaaaggtcactgcgccatgaggggctatcccaatcaaccctttgaatgtacagtgtgatttataattggaaaacacttcactctggaggagaagggaatttggagtttgacatctcagttctgtgcaatctaaaattatttgagtgtcagcgtagtcctgaaacacatctgggaggtgagttttcacagtgtccacgtctaaccaaatagaaacagctcccaatacagtataaaggaagttggcccaggtgttaataatacgactaacagttgaccgatgtattctaaatctgtgggccaaatccttttgcatcagtcccaatgacaggtagttcatgaagagaaaaaactcatcaattggttgaagaacctgtggaaaaaatacattatgctattgtcatattatgactaccaaaacttcttttgatgtaaagattaatttgaaaatgatgacataacgtgctttgtatggacaacatgaaaacatttaccgttgcactggcagagtgagggacctgatcagtcttctcaacagtccgtgctcttgtaacccgtatgatgttgtgggtggctggctctatttgattccaaaagcccatcaggtgggcatggcttgcaaatctggggaatataaaagttatatataaagttatataatggctaattcattcaagatgtatttcagacaccagagaaggcccatccgtatactgtcctgccatattttttatttacctggtaaagaatcgtatgtcgtcatcagaggcagaaaaccgctccaaacagaacttgctgttgacagttaagtcttcgatttgttttcggagccttgatatctcctcgcgtagctcttcattttcattgagggagagatcaagcgcagcaggctcattactgacgcagtagtcatgttcatgacacggtaaggggtcatcatcctcattgtcagtctgcatctctgttagatcagtgttgggtggacgctctgctctttcccatactccaggtcgtggagttggaatagtatagttattccattgaaatagcacaggaaacgctccaggtcgcagtcgtcgtcgtccagcaGGAGTGAGAGGTTCGAGCAGATCAGCAGCGATAAAATGTCGCGAACACActcgggaagtactcgtgacgATAAAAttatctctcctgatcttaaccacccattgtttctgcagttctgagtcctttggaaaggtgtggaagctcaggtaggaattaaaccgtgtcgatgctgtgcagaatggcacacagcagtggtggttggacctgctgtctgtacgttgttgaaacgatacttttttttgtttacctgtcatatttaggacacgtaaacggacaggagatgaaggaaacttccaagtaaataacggtaaatatgctcgttacaagactggtgaggtgaatagctagcacagtgcacgctttcaatggctaccggatgtcaacaactATCCTAACCTTTTAGcggaaattacgtcacttaacagcgcGCACATAGGCCattacttcagaccaatgaaaacacgatggtgggaggagttggatctagatccagctccaccccctggacttttgcttctgcagcgacgggtatcTTGAAATAAGACGGGAGTgcggtttttgggctacttttgagttgggttACCGCGGGAGTTTACAAGTCAagactaagaatcgatcgcgatataatagtcAATTATACCCCCCCCCCGGGCGACAGCTTACACTCGAGGGACAAGTGAATTATCAAAGAAAAAATAATCAATCCGTGAATGAGATTGATGTGGAAGCGAGTAGAAAGAGTATTTTTACTACTGGGATAATAAAATATCCACGGATCTATTAGACCATACCTGGATACAAAATCGGAGATTGATTGCGACATTTGTGAGGGAGTTAGAGTGCGTGGATTAGAGTGATCCAAGTTCTGGTTAGATCTCCCCCCCATAATCAGACAATGGGTGTTTAAGAAGCTATTAGCTTGCTTAGTTAACTTTCCAGATACCTGCCAGTCTTCTCTAAATCAACTAAAATATTGAACGCATTGTTCTGCAGATAACGGTACATATGCTTCGAGATAGAGTTCGCGCACACACTCCTTAATTTATACACAAACTATACAAGAGTGCTATAGTTACAGATCGAGTTATTGtgacttatgtatgtatgttttgtCTGTTCTAGTCATCGTAGTCCATATCTACATTCCTGGTTATGAACCTAGCTGGCTAAGTAGCAAGCTGGATAGGCAGATAAAAATACTGTATGTGTTGTGTTATGTACGTCTAACTTCAGCAGGAACTGTGTTAGAAGCATCTTGCTTAATTTCACAGGTTTCCGTAGTGTAGTGGttatcacgttcgcctcacacgcgaaaggtccccgGTTCGAAACCGGGCGGAAACATCCTTTATTTAAAGAAATTCAGAGGGTAAACTCGTGACAGCGCTATGTGGGGAGCTCACTGATGCGCTGGTGGGACACATGTTAGAAGAGCAAATGAGCAAGCTGAAAGAACTATAGAGAATTTATATTAAAAGAATGTTTTCCTGTAAGCTGCAGCGCCATCAACAGAAACCTTATTTGCAATATAATAACATTTCTTCAGTAGTATTTACATTTAACGTATACTAGgttgaaacactgaaatggtTTCACAATAGTTCTCCCGCTTAATTTGTCATCAGTTT encodes:
- the LOC143482317 gene encoding uncharacterized protein LOC143482317 translates to MTGKQKKVSFQQRTDSRSNHHCCVPFCTASTRFNSYLSFHTFPKDSELQKQWVVKIRRDNFIVTSTSRVCSRHFIAADLLEPLTPAGRRRLRPGAFPVLFQWNNYTIPTPRPGVWERAERPPNTDLTEMQTDNEDDDPLPCHEHDYCVSNEPAALDLSLNENEELREEISRLRKQIEDLTVNSKFCLERFSASDDDIRFFTRFASHAHLMGFWNQIEPATHNIIRVTRARTVEKTDQVPHSASATVLQPIDEFFLFMNYLSLGLMQKDLAHRFRIHRSTVSRIINTWANFLYTVLGAVSIWLDVDTVKTHLPDVFQDYADTQIILDCTELRCQTPNSLLLQSEVFSNYKSHCTFKGLIGIAPHGAVTFVSSLYQGAISDKEILKQSGIVALLDPSMAIMVDKCFLVEDCVPCKVHIPTFLSKRAQLSRSEIRTSQSIARLRVHVDRVIRRVKEHEIFSTVIPLSITGSINQIFTVACLLVNYQNGPLVKAWANNG